Proteins encoded within one genomic window of Aspergillus nidulans FGSC A4 chromosome VII:
- a CDS encoding uncharacterized protein (transcript_id=CADANIAT00007945) — translation MTRPIVVLGAGVLGRRIAAVLIAGGHTVHIRDPSTQALSDAASFIDAHLHEFTAITPTPHPVPGTYKAFAEISSAVAGAWLVIEAVPEKLSLKIDTFAEVDRHAPADCVIASNSSSFKSSLMVEKVGEQRKERVLNVHFTMPPQIRTVELMTNGQTRPELFESLSKMLKGCGMIPVTARKESTGFIFNRLWAAIKREIMLILAEDVSTPEEIDLLWTNMFQLPTSSPPCQLMDKIGLDTVAFIEDNYIQERGLDGSMTVDWLRKSYIDQGRLGLKSEKGGLYGPSAAAAPAAATKAAQSLYILDVGLGSNNKVDQIPTAGKILYFDQSTGNMSPIVTGQSLPDGVDVSKSTGRLFWTNMGRATSTRDGSVHSAKLDGSDMQTLLPTGSVHTPKQLVVDDMNRKIYFCDREGMGVHRCNFDGSGHEVLIQTGSLDCAEHRSDLTRWCVGIAVDTPHRYIYWTQKGPSKAGRGRIFRAGLEIPAGQTAENRTDIELLLDGLPEPIDLDLEVKSQKLYWTDRGEHPIGCSLNCVDLSGSTQLEKLKSNKEILARHFNEPIGLRVAGDGTVYLIKKCVILQGSASLYKQDSDITHRSRNYLSSMA, via the exons ATGACGCGCCCAATCGTTGTCCTCGGTGCCGGCGTCCTAGGAAGACGGATCGCCGCCGTCCTGATCGCAGGCGGGCACACCGTGCACATCCGGGACCCCTCGACTCAAGCCCTCAGCGACGCGGCCTCATTCATCGACGCCCATCTTCACGAATTCACTGCCATCACACCAACGCCGCATCCCGTCCCCGGCACATACAAAGCGTTCGCCGAGATCTCCTCTGCAGTTGCAGGCGCCTGGCTTGTCATTGAGGCGGTGCCGGAAAAGCTGTCGCTGAAAATTGACACGTTTGCGGAGGTCGATCGCCATGCACCGGCTGATTGCGTTATTGCGTCGAACAGTAGCAGTTTCAAGTCCAGTTTGATGGTAGAGAAGGTGGGCGAGCAACGGAAGGAACGGGTGCTAAATGTCCATTTCACCATGCCGCCGCAAATTCGGACAGTCGAGCTAATGACGAACGGTCAAACGAGGCCCGAACTTTTTGAGAGCTTGAGTAAGATGTTGAAGGGATGCGGAATGATCCCTGTTACGGCCAGAAAGGAATCGACTGG cttcatcttcaaccgTCTGTGGGCGGCAATCAAGCGTGAGATTATGCTCATCTTAGCAGAAGACGTGAGCACGCCCGAGGAAATAGACCTCTTGTGGACGAACATGTTTCAGCTGCCAACCAGCTCTCCGCCGTGCCAGTTGATGGACAAGATCGGCTTAGACACAGTTGCGTTCATTGAAGACAACTATATCCAGGAAAGGGGGCTTGACGGAAGCATGACTGTGGACTGGCTACGAAAGAGCTATATCGATCAAGGTCGACTAGGTCTGAAGAGTGAAAAAGGTGGATTGTACGGACCGTCAGCCGCCGCTGCACCTGCTGCCGCTACCAAGGCGGCACAGAGTCTGTACATTCTAGATGTCGGTTTGGGATCGAATAACAAGGTTGACCAGATCCCCACAGCCGGGAAAATCCTCTACTTTGATCAGTCTACCGGAAATATGTCACCAATCGTCACCGGCCAGTCATTGCCAGACGGGGTGGACGTATCCAAGTCCACTGGCCGCCTCTTCTGGACGAACATGGGGCGCGCCACCTCAACGCGTGACGGCTCAGTACACTCTGCGAAGCTCGACGGGTCGGATATGCAGACCCTCCTGCCCACTGGATCTGTGCATACACCAAAACAGCTAGTGGTGGATGACATGAACCGCAAGATCTACTTCTGCGACCGCGAAGGAATGGGCGTGCACCGGTGCAACTTTGACGGATCGGGCCACGAAGTCCTCATCCAGACGGGGAGCCTAGATTGCGCTGAGCATCGCAGCGACCTTACGCGCTGGTGTGTTGGTATCGCCGTCGACACCCCTCACAGGTACATCTACTGGACCCAGAAGGGCCCAAGCAAGGCAGGCCGGGGCCGGATTTTCCGTGCGGGCCTTGAGATACCTGCCGGTCAGACAGCGGAGAACAGAACAGATATTGAGTTGCTGTTGGACGGTTTACCAGAGCCGATCGATTTGGACCTGGAGGTGAAATCACAAAAGTTATACTGGACGGACCGGGGTGAGCACCCCATTGGCTGCTCGCTTAACTGTGTGGATCTATCAGGGTCAACTCAGCTCGAAAAACTCAAGTCGAATAAGGAGATCCTTGCTCGGCATTTTAATGAGCCCATCGGTTTGAGGGTTGCTGGTGATGGCACTGTGTAT CTAATCAAGAAATGTGTTATATTGCAAGGATCCGCTTCTCTCTATAAACA AGATTCCGACATTACCCACCGCTCGAG AAACTATCTATCCTCCATGGCATAA